A single region of the Acuticoccus sediminis genome encodes:
- a CDS encoding tripartite tricarboxylate transporter permease produces the protein MFDQLLHALPVVFHPANFAAMVGGTALGIAIGALPGLSATMGIAVLIPLTFGLDPLVGLGMMAGIYNGAMYGGAIPAVLLRIPGTPASIVTTFDGYPMAQRGEAGRALQIAVVSSAIGGMVSAIVLMTLAPPLARVTLAFGPAEYFWVGVFGLSAIAVFVGKNPIKGIISGCIGLLIGCVGIDTITGAQRFTFGNVNLFDGFNIVVLLTGLYAVPPALAMAEEAVKTGISRAKLKVKSEHGMFDDWRRLWKVWARSSFIGVLVGLLPGAGGNIAAFLSYNETKRASPDPDAFGHGAPEGVAAGECGNNADNSAALVPALTLGVPGSAVAAVILGGLLIHGLRPGPALFRDHPDIVYGFMIQMFFTSLLLILIGGVIGTRVFIHVLRLPRVLLVPLIAGLTAVGVYSINNSMFDLYMMLGFGLLGYAMERLDFPLAPAVLGLILGPMAEENMRLALLISQNDWLVFVTRPISLGIAALTVLVLAFPIVRDSIAKRRTAHAAAS, from the coding sequence TTGTTCGACCAGCTCCTCCACGCCCTGCCCGTCGTGTTCCATCCCGCGAACTTCGCAGCGATGGTCGGCGGCACGGCGCTCGGCATCGCCATCGGCGCACTACCGGGCCTCTCGGCGACGATGGGCATCGCCGTGCTCATCCCCCTCACCTTCGGGCTCGACCCGCTCGTGGGCCTCGGCATGATGGCGGGCATCTACAACGGCGCCATGTACGGCGGGGCGATCCCCGCGGTGCTGCTGCGCATCCCCGGCACACCGGCCTCGATCGTCACCACCTTCGACGGCTACCCGATGGCACAGCGAGGTGAGGCGGGACGGGCGCTGCAGATCGCCGTCGTCTCGTCCGCGATCGGCGGCATGGTGAGCGCGATCGTCCTCATGACCCTGGCGCCGCCCCTCGCGCGCGTCACCCTCGCGTTCGGACCGGCGGAATATTTCTGGGTCGGTGTCTTCGGCCTCTCGGCGATCGCCGTCTTCGTCGGCAAGAACCCCATCAAGGGGATCATTTCCGGCTGTATCGGCCTCCTCATCGGCTGCGTCGGGATCGACACCATCACCGGGGCGCAGCGCTTCACCTTCGGCAACGTGAACCTCTTCGACGGGTTCAACATCGTCGTGCTGCTGACGGGCCTCTACGCGGTGCCGCCGGCGCTCGCGATGGCCGAAGAGGCGGTGAAGACCGGCATCAGCCGCGCCAAGCTGAAGGTGAAGTCCGAGCACGGCATGTTCGACGACTGGCGGCGGCTGTGGAAGGTCTGGGCGCGCTCATCCTTCATCGGCGTGCTGGTGGGCCTGCTGCCGGGCGCCGGCGGCAACATCGCCGCGTTCCTATCCTACAACGAGACCAAGCGCGCCTCGCCCGATCCCGACGCCTTCGGCCATGGCGCGCCGGAGGGGGTCGCCGCCGGCGAGTGCGGCAACAACGCCGACAACTCCGCCGCGCTGGTCCCGGCGCTGACGCTCGGCGTGCCGGGCAGCGCGGTGGCGGCCGTCATCCTGGGCGGACTCCTGATCCACGGCCTGCGGCCCGGCCCCGCCCTCTTCCGCGACCATCCGGACATCGTCTACGGGTTCATGATCCAGATGTTCTTCACCTCGCTCCTCCTGATCCTGATCGGCGGGGTGATCGGCACGCGCGTCTTCATCCACGTGCTGCGCCTGCCGCGGGTGCTGCTGGTGCCGCTGATCGCGGGGCTCACGGCGGTCGGCGTCTACTCGATCAACAACTCGATGTTCGACCTCTACATGATGCTCGGCTTCGGGCTGCTCGGGTACGCGATGGAACGGCTCGACTTCCCGCTCGCGCCGGCGGTGCTGGGCCTGATCCTGGGGCCGATGGCGGAGGAGAACATGCGCCTCGCTCTCCTCATCTCGCAGAACGACTGGCTCGTCTTCGTGACCCGGCCGATCTCGCTGGGGATCGCCGCCCTCACCGTGCTGGTCCTGGCGTTCCCGATCGTGCGCGACAGCATCGCCAAGCGCAGGACCGCCCACGCCGCCGCCTCGTAG
- a CDS encoding MmgE/PrpD family protein, producing the protein MLLTEIGHYVAGERTATLSDKTMHHAKRAVIDWFAAMYPGTVINPGPMLREALAEELGHGRSVVFPAGELALTRTAAFLNGSAAHTAEFDDIHRDSAVHPGCATIAAALACAQATGCDGETFLRGVIAGFEVSTRIGLAMTREHYKFWHATATISTFGASAASSLILGLNGDQTAHALATAATMAAGLQQAFRSDAMSKPIHAGHAAEAGVTSAMAAAKGVTGALDVLDGPVGMGAAMSGKADWSKATAGLGRDYNIEIMTFKNHGCCGHTFAAIDGALVLKERHGLTPDQIARIEVGGYRPTVDICDRPDPRTPVDCKFSLQYVVSHALVHGSVRLAAFEAERMSDPAVRALLPLVDLRLDEEIDSRFPGQRAARVAITTRAGDRFEFLQPTRKGDPDMPLSDEELSDKFTELAGSVLDAADAKSLLAALWGLEKRKSLDLPGTTAPAARRASA; encoded by the coding sequence ATGCTCTTGACCGAGATCGGACATTACGTCGCCGGGGAGCGTACCGCGACGCTGTCCGACAAGACGATGCACCACGCCAAACGGGCGGTGATCGATTGGTTCGCGGCGATGTACCCGGGCACCGTGATCAATCCAGGTCCGATGCTGCGCGAGGCGCTCGCCGAAGAGCTCGGGCACGGCCGCTCGGTGGTGTTCCCTGCGGGCGAGCTGGCGCTGACGCGCACCGCCGCCTTCCTGAACGGCAGCGCGGCGCACACCGCCGAGTTCGACGACATCCACCGCGACTCCGCCGTCCATCCGGGCTGCGCGACGATCGCCGCCGCGCTCGCGTGCGCGCAGGCGACGGGCTGCGACGGCGAGACCTTCCTGCGCGGCGTGATCGCCGGGTTCGAGGTGTCGACGCGCATCGGCCTCGCGATGACGCGCGAGCACTACAAGTTCTGGCACGCGACGGCGACCATCTCGACCTTCGGCGCCTCGGCCGCGTCGTCCCTGATCCTCGGCCTCAACGGGGACCAGACCGCCCACGCCCTTGCCACCGCCGCGACGATGGCGGCCGGGCTGCAGCAGGCCTTCCGGTCCGACGCGATGAGCAAGCCGATCCACGCCGGCCACGCGGCGGAAGCGGGCGTCACCAGCGCGATGGCGGCGGCGAAGGGCGTCACCGGCGCGCTCGACGTCCTGGACGGGCCGGTCGGCATGGGCGCGGCGATGAGCGGCAAGGCGGACTGGTCGAAGGCCACCGCCGGCCTCGGGCGCGACTACAACATCGAGATCATGACCTTCAAGAATCACGGCTGCTGCGGCCACACGTTCGCGGCGATCGACGGGGCGCTGGTGCTGAAGGAGCGGCATGGCCTGACGCCGGACCAGATCGCGCGCATCGAGGTCGGCGGATATCGCCCGACGGTCGACATCTGCGACCGGCCCGATCCGCGTACGCCGGTCGACTGCAAGTTCAGCCTCCAGTACGTTGTGTCGCACGCGCTGGTGCACGGCTCGGTGCGCCTCGCCGCGTTCGAGGCCGAGCGGATGTCCGATCCGGCCGTTCGCGCGCTGCTGCCGCTGGTGGACCTGCGCCTCGACGAGGAGATCGACTCGCGCTTCCCCGGCCAGCGCGCCGCCCGCGTCGCCATCACCACCAGGGCCGGCGATCGGTTCGAGTTCCTGCAGCCGACGCGCAAGGGCGACCCGGACATGCCGCTCTCGGACGAGGAGCTCTCCGACAAGTTCACCGAGCTCGCCGGATCGGTGCTGGACGCGGCCGATGCCAAGTCGCTCCTCGCCGCGCTGTGGGGGCTCGAGAAGCGCAAGTCGCTCGACCTTCCCGGCACCACCGCGCCCGCCGCGCGCCGCGCCAGCGCGTAA
- a CDS encoding isocitrate/isopropylmalate dehydrogenase family protein, translating to MSLTLAVLKGDGIGPEISEATLSVLAAASDRFGLGLSFEDVPVGLAALAAAGSTYPAETAARVEAAEGIILAPLDTYQYPEGQPNPSAQVRRTLDLYANIRPSVSRLPGVGRRLDLVIYRENTEGFYSDRSMFAGSGEFMPTADLALSVRKITRQASERIARAAFEAAARRRGLVTAVHKANVLRQSDGLFLDAVRTVAGEFPDVRLEEVIVDAMAALLVRDAARFDVVVTTNMYGDILSDEAGELAGGLGLAPALNAGDDHAVAQAVHGSAPDIAGRGIANPVALILSAALLLQRLGARRGEPRLAEAADAIDRAVTAALADPANHTPDLGGRSTTSAFAAAVAAELAG from the coding sequence ATGAGCCTCACCCTCGCCGTCCTCAAAGGTGACGGCATCGGTCCCGAAATCAGCGAGGCGACACTTTCGGTGCTGGCCGCGGCCAGCGACCGCTTCGGTCTCGGCCTGAGCTTCGAGGACGTGCCGGTCGGCCTCGCCGCGCTCGCGGCCGCCGGCTCCACCTACCCGGCCGAGACCGCGGCGCGGGTGGAGGCGGCGGAAGGGATCATCCTCGCCCCGCTCGACACCTACCAATACCCCGAGGGCCAGCCGAACCCGTCCGCGCAGGTGCGGCGCACGCTGGACCTCTACGCCAACATCCGCCCCAGCGTGTCGCGCCTGCCGGGCGTCGGCCGGCGCCTCGACCTCGTGATCTACCGCGAGAACACCGAGGGCTTTTACTCCGACCGCTCGATGTTCGCCGGCAGCGGCGAGTTCATGCCGACCGCCGATCTCGCCCTCTCGGTGCGCAAGATCACGCGGCAGGCGTCCGAGCGGATCGCGCGTGCCGCGTTCGAGGCCGCCGCCCGGCGCCGCGGCCTCGTCACCGCCGTCCACAAGGCGAACGTCCTGCGCCAGAGCGACGGGCTCTTCCTGGATGCGGTCCGGACCGTCGCCGGAGAGTTTCCCGACGTGCGGCTCGAGGAGGTGATCGTCGACGCGATGGCCGCGCTGCTGGTGCGCGACGCCGCCCGTTTCGACGTCGTCGTCACCACCAACATGTACGGCGACATCCTGTCCGACGAGGCGGGCGAGCTCGCCGGCGGGCTCGGCCTCGCCCCGGCACTCAACGCCGGCGACGACCATGCCGTCGCGCAGGCGGTGCACGGATCCGCGCCGGACATCGCGGGGCGCGGCATTGCCAACCCGGTCGCGCTCATCCTCTCGGCCGCGCTCCTCCTGCAGCGGCTCGGCGCCCGCCGGGGCGAGCCGCGCCTCGCTGAGGCCGCCGACGCGATCGACCGCGCCGTGACCGCCGCCCTCGCCGACCCTGCCAACCACACCCCCGACCTTGGCGGCAGGAGCACGACGTCGGCGTTCGCGGCCGCCGTCGCGGCGGAACTCGCAGGCTGA
- a CDS encoding Bug family tripartite tricarboxylate transporter substrate binding protein, with translation MQFRKSLAWAGAVAALTSLAAGAQADEYPERNVTMYIAYSPGGGTDVMARTMIPYLEKYLPGDGSIAVENKPGAGGEIGFTAIAVAGNDGYSIGMLNVPAVVTPLIQRDPNYDLSSFTMLGNVVSDPGSIVVRADSEFETLEDFVTYVRENPGKLPVGNSAVGGATHTALLRFLGMEDLEVTHVPFPGSAPSRTALLGGHVAASIMGLGEAGEYHKEGTLRILGTMAAERWDEVPDVPTFKELGYDIVAGSDRGMAAPAGIPDDVAAQLAEAVKKAVADPEFQEEARKQLLPLHYMDPDAQAAHIADTLEKMEVVWERTPWGQ, from the coding sequence ATGCAGTTTCGCAAATCCTTGGCGTGGGCGGGCGCTGTCGCCGCGCTGACGAGCCTGGCCGCCGGTGCGCAGGCGGACGAATACCCCGAGCGCAACGTGACGATGTACATCGCCTACTCGCCGGGCGGCGGCACGGACGTCATGGCCCGCACGATGATCCCCTACCTGGAGAAGTACCTTCCCGGGGATGGGTCCATCGCCGTCGAGAACAAGCCGGGCGCCGGGGGAGAGATCGGCTTCACCGCGATCGCGGTGGCCGGCAACGACGGCTACAGCATCGGCATGCTGAACGTGCCGGCGGTCGTCACGCCGCTGATCCAGCGGGACCCCAACTACGACCTGTCGAGCTTCACGATGCTCGGCAATGTGGTGTCCGATCCCGGCTCGATCGTCGTGCGCGCCGATTCCGAATTCGAGACGCTCGAGGACTTCGTGACCTACGTCCGCGAGAACCCCGGCAAGCTGCCGGTCGGCAACTCGGCTGTCGGCGGGGCGACGCACACGGCGCTGCTGCGCTTCCTCGGCATGGAGGACCTCGAGGTCACCCACGTGCCGTTCCCGGGTTCGGCGCCGAGCCGCACCGCGCTCCTCGGCGGTCACGTCGCGGCCTCCATCATGGGGCTCGGCGAGGCGGGCGAGTACCACAAGGAAGGCACGTTGCGCATCCTCGGCACCATGGCGGCCGAGCGCTGGGACGAGGTGCCGGACGTGCCGACCTTCAAGGAGCTGGGCTACGACATCGTCGCCGGCTCGGACCGGGGCATGGCCGCGCCGGCCGGCATCCCGGACGACGTTGCCGCCCAGCTCGCCGAGGCGGTGAAGAAGGCTGTCGCCGACCCGGAATTCCAGGAGGAGGCGCGCAAGCAGCTCCTGCCGCTCCACTACATGGACCCGGATGCGCAGGCCGCGCACATCGCCGACACGCTCGAGAAGATGGAAGTGGTCTGGGAACGCACGCCCTGGGGCCAGTAA
- a CDS encoding acyl-CoA dehydrogenase family protein, with the protein MDLLYTDEQLMFRDTLTRFAETELAPDRVARANADGFDAATKAKLVEMGLMGIMMPEEDGGQGGSLMDAVIAIRAVALSCPRSADVVQAGNFGAIRTFSEFATPAQKERWLPGLLSGETLMSVGMSEPEAGSAVTELTTTATPDGDGYRLNGTKVFGTHSGTADLILCYCRFGPGVSGIGSVMLERGTDGFTAGPPIRYMNGESWSQLYFDNVYVPPENVLLGPGGFKKQISGFNVERLGNSSRAVSVGRLAFNVAREHALERRQFGRPLAEFQGIQWKFAEMAVKLDAAELLLERAVVNAGDGLPSGYDTAMAKLACNEAGHFAADQALQVMGALGFGEDHIVQYCLRRTRGWMIAGGTTEILKNRVAEEVFGRRFSQRPPKARAGA; encoded by the coding sequence ATGGACCTGCTCTACACCGACGAACAGCTCATGTTCCGCGACACGCTCACCCGGTTCGCCGAGACCGAGCTGGCGCCCGACCGCGTCGCCCGCGCCAACGCCGACGGGTTCGACGCGGCGACCAAGGCGAAGCTGGTCGAGATGGGCCTGATGGGCATCATGATGCCGGAGGAGGACGGCGGTCAGGGCGGCTCGCTCATGGACGCCGTCATCGCCATCCGCGCCGTCGCGCTCTCCTGCCCGCGCAGCGCCGACGTGGTGCAGGCCGGCAACTTCGGCGCAATCCGCACCTTCTCCGAGTTCGCCACGCCTGCACAGAAGGAACGCTGGCTGCCCGGGCTCCTGTCCGGCGAGACGCTGATGTCGGTCGGCATGTCCGAGCCCGAGGCGGGTTCGGCCGTCACCGAGCTGACCACGACCGCGACGCCGGACGGCGACGGCTACCGCCTGAACGGCACGAAGGTGTTCGGCACCCACTCCGGCACGGCGGATCTCATCCTGTGCTACTGCCGGTTCGGTCCCGGCGTCTCCGGCATCGGCTCGGTCATGCTGGAGCGCGGCACGGACGGGTTCACCGCCGGTCCGCCGATCCGCTACATGAACGGCGAGAGCTGGAGCCAGCTCTACTTCGACAACGTCTACGTCCCGCCGGAGAACGTCCTCCTCGGCCCCGGCGGCTTCAAGAAGCAGATCTCCGGCTTCAACGTGGAGCGGCTCGGCAACTCCTCCCGCGCCGTGTCGGTCGGACGCCTCGCCTTCAACGTCGCGCGCGAGCATGCTCTGGAGCGGCGCCAGTTCGGCCGCCCGCTGGCAGAGTTCCAGGGCATCCAGTGGAAGTTCGCCGAAATGGCGGTGAAGCTCGACGCGGCGGAGCTGCTGCTCGAGCGCGCCGTCGTCAACGCCGGCGACGGCCTGCCGTCGGGCTACGATACGGCAATGGCCAAGCTCGCCTGCAACGAGGCGGGCCACTTCGCGGCCGACCAGGCGCTGCAGGTGATGGGCGCTCTCGGCTTTGGCGAGGACCACATCGTCCAGTACTGCCTGCGCCGCACGCGGGGCTGGATGATCGCCGGAGGCACCACCGAGATCCTGAAGAACCGCGTCGCCGAGGAGGTCTTCGGACGCCGCTTCTCGCAGCGGCCGCCGAAGGCCAGGGCCGGCGCATGA
- a CDS encoding acetate--CoA ligase family protein — MSRPVLDAAAVKALIAPDSVAIIGASDNVGRLTARPQAFLARHGYRGRVYPVNPRRETVQGAKAWPSVGALPEPPEHAYILLETDLAIEAVAECAAAGVKVATVLADGFAESGGEGVARQARLVAAACDGGIALVGPNSTGVVGTRTGFSATTNAAFALDTLPTGRTAVLSQSGSVIGAILSRGAAAGRGFGAFVSVGNEAALGVGELGEALVDLDEFDSFALFLETLRRPDRVAAFARRARALGKPVTAFLVGRSEAGRALAQSHTGAMIGGARALSSFLEHHGVTIADTFEGMVEMAGALSLRRRVAGRPKRATVLTTTGGGGGMVYDGIALKGSALTGLPKAADAALKAQGLSIKPGPIVDVTFAGARYDTMRAVVTALAEDPETGLVVAAIGSSAQFNPELTVRPIVDAVAELGDGAAPVIAMPVPHAPESLALFNAGGIPAFRTVESCAQAVSALLAEPEPLPPAAAPLPAAVTARLDTLAEGLADEVSSSAVLGALGIAVPASVVIGPDGDVPALGFAGPYVLKAVSAVLPHKSEAGAVRLGLKDRAAVASAVAEMRAALTSNVPGAVVSGFVVAAMETGLGEAIVGLTRDPVTGPMISVGLGGVMTEIFADLAISPAPVSPEGARAMIASVKSFALLRGYRGAPEGDLDALADVVVRLSTLASDARVAEAEINPVLVRPRGDGVVALDAVIRLESPPV, encoded by the coding sequence ATGAGCCGCCCGGTCCTCGACGCGGCAGCGGTGAAGGCGCTGATCGCGCCGGACAGCGTTGCCATCATCGGCGCGTCCGACAATGTCGGGCGGCTGACGGCGCGGCCGCAGGCCTTCCTCGCGCGCCACGGTTATCGCGGCCGCGTCTACCCGGTGAACCCCCGCCGCGAGACGGTGCAGGGGGCGAAGGCCTGGCCCTCCGTGGGCGCGCTGCCCGAGCCGCCGGAGCACGCCTACATCCTCCTGGAGACGGACCTCGCGATCGAGGCGGTGGCCGAGTGCGCGGCCGCCGGGGTGAAGGTCGCGACCGTGCTGGCGGACGGCTTCGCCGAGTCCGGCGGCGAGGGTGTCGCGCGTCAGGCGCGGCTGGTCGCGGCCGCGTGCGACGGCGGGATCGCCCTGGTCGGGCCCAACTCCACCGGCGTCGTCGGCACCCGCACCGGCTTCTCCGCCACCACCAACGCCGCCTTCGCGCTCGACACGCTGCCGACCGGGCGGACGGCGGTGCTGTCCCAGTCGGGATCGGTGATCGGCGCGATCCTGTCGCGCGGGGCCGCGGCGGGGCGCGGCTTCGGCGCCTTCGTCTCGGTCGGCAACGAGGCGGCGCTGGGTGTCGGCGAACTGGGCGAGGCGCTGGTGGACCTCGACGAGTTCGACTCCTTCGCGCTCTTTCTGGAGACCCTGCGCCGGCCGGACCGCGTCGCCGCCTTCGCCCGCCGCGCGCGCGCCCTCGGCAAGCCCGTGACGGCGTTCCTCGTCGGCCGCTCGGAGGCGGGACGCGCGCTCGCCCAGTCCCACACCGGGGCGATGATCGGCGGCGCGCGGGCGCTCTCGAGCTTCCTGGAGCACCATGGCGTCACCATCGCCGATACGTTCGAGGGCATGGTCGAGATGGCGGGCGCGCTGTCCCTGCGCCGCCGCGTCGCCGGCCGCCCGAAGCGCGCCACGGTGCTCACCACCACCGGCGGCGGCGGTGGCATGGTCTACGACGGCATCGCGCTCAAGGGGAGCGCGTTGACCGGACTGCCGAAGGCGGCCGACGCCGCGCTGAAGGCGCAGGGGCTTTCGATCAAGCCCGGTCCCATCGTCGACGTCACCTTCGCCGGTGCGCGGTACGACACGATGCGCGCCGTCGTCACCGCCCTCGCCGAGGACCCCGAGACCGGCCTCGTGGTCGCCGCCATCGGCTCCTCGGCACAGTTCAACCCCGAGCTGACGGTGCGGCCCATCGTCGATGCGGTCGCCGAGCTCGGTGACGGGGCCGCCCCGGTGATCGCCATGCCGGTGCCGCACGCGCCGGAAAGCCTCGCCCTCTTCAACGCCGGCGGCATCCCCGCCTTCCGGACGGTGGAGAGCTGCGCGCAGGCCGTGTCGGCACTGCTGGCCGAGCCGGAGCCGCTGCCCCCCGCCGCCGCCCCCCTGCCCGCAGCGGTCACGGCACGCCTCGACACGCTCGCGGAGGGGCTCGCCGACGAGGTCTCCTCTTCGGCGGTCCTCGGCGCGCTGGGGATCGCGGTTCCGGCCTCCGTCGTGATCGGCCCCGACGGCGACGTGCCGGCCCTCGGTTTCGCCGGGCCGTACGTCCTCAAGGCGGTCTCGGCCGTCCTGCCGCACAAGTCGGAGGCCGGGGCCGTCCGGCTCGGCCTGAAGGACCGCGCGGCCGTGGCCTCGGCGGTCGCCGAGATGCGCGCCGCCCTCACCTCGAACGTCCCCGGCGCCGTCGTCTCCGGCTTCGTCGTCGCCGCCATGGAGACGGGGCTCGGCGAGGCGATCGTCGGGCTGACGCGCGACCCGGTGACCGGTCCGATGATCTCCGTCGGCCTCGGCGGCGTGATGACGGAGATCTTTGCCGACCTCGCCATCAGCCCGGCCCCGGTCTCGCCGGAGGGAGCGCGGGCGATGATCGCCTCGGTGAAGAGCTTCGCGCTGCTGCGCGGCTACCGCGGCGCGCCCGAGGGCGACCTCGACGCGCTCGCGGACGTGGTCGTGCGGCTCTCGACCCTCGCGTCGGACGCACGGGTCGCCGAAGCGGAGATCAACCCCGTCCTCGTCAGGCCGCGCGGCGACGGCGTGGTCGCGCTCGACGCCGTCATCCGCCTCGAGTCCCCGCCGGTCTGA
- a CDS encoding Bug family tripartite tricarboxylate transporter substrate binding protein, which produces MAFALKTTAAIAASLLIAGAAHAQDYPNRDITVIVGYSAGGGTDVMARTVAPFLEKYLGNDVSVTVENKPGAGGELGFTAIANAKPDGYTIGMLNIPSFINPIIQRDPDYTIDSFEPVANIVSDATTLVVRKDSQFKTLQDFVDYVKANPGAMPVGNSSLGGATHTSFLRFLNAADLQVTHVPFPGAAPSRTALLGGHVAASVMGIGEAAPYVKEGDLRALATMRKDRWDQLPDVPTFTELGYKVVAGSDRGLAAPKGIPEDAKAALVAAVAQMMDDAEFIDAAQKQDLPLNFLEPDDYAALMQETQDEMQKIWDKTPWAQ; this is translated from the coding sequence ATGGCATTTGCATTGAAGACGACCGCTGCGATCGCAGCCTCCCTCCTCATCGCGGGAGCCGCGCACGCGCAGGACTATCCCAACCGGGACATCACGGTGATCGTCGGCTACTCGGCCGGCGGCGGCACCGACGTCATGGCCCGCACCGTCGCCCCCTTCCTCGAGAAGTACCTCGGCAACGACGTCTCGGTGACGGTGGAGAACAAGCCCGGGGCCGGTGGCGAGCTCGGCTTCACCGCGATCGCGAACGCCAAGCCGGACGGGTACACGATCGGGATGCTGAACATCCCGTCGTTCATCAACCCGATCATCCAGCGCGACCCCGACTACACCATCGACTCGTTCGAGCCCGTCGCCAACATCGTCTCCGACGCGACCACGCTCGTCGTGCGCAAGGACAGCCAGTTCAAGACGCTGCAGGACTTCGTCGATTACGTGAAGGCGAACCCGGGCGCGATGCCGGTCGGCAACTCCTCCCTCGGCGGGGCGACGCACACCTCCTTCCTGCGCTTCCTCAACGCGGCGGACCTTCAGGTGACGCACGTTCCGTTCCCGGGCGCCGCGCCGAGCCGCACCGCGCTCCTCGGCGGGCACGTGGCCGCCTCGGTGATGGGCATCGGTGAGGCCGCGCCGTACGTGAAGGAAGGCGACCTGCGCGCGCTCGCCACCATGCGCAAGGACCGCTGGGACCAGCTTCCCGACGTGCCGACCTTCACCGAGCTCGGTTACAAGGTCGTCGCCGGCTCCGACCGCGGCCTCGCCGCGCCGAAAGGCATTCCGGAGGACGCGAAGGCCGCGCTCGTCGCCGCCGTCGCGCAGATGATGGACGACGCCGAGTTCATCGACGCGGCGCAGAAGCAGGACCTCCCGCTGAACTTCCTGGAGCCCGACGACTACGCGGCGCTGATGCAGGAGACCCAGGACGAGATGCAGAAGATCTGGGACAAGACCCCCTGGGCGCAGTAA
- a CDS encoding tripartite tricarboxylate transporter TctB family protein → MTYIKDRIAAGILLIVAVSVFVISGQLPFKSMIFPRMIVVVMGLCAVLMFLRTVSFSAGKAPAAASDPKLKEPFFRNGLNFLITFAALIVYTVAIGYLGYFVSTVILIIALSLALGFRDIKMLGASTVAFVALVYVVFILTFERPLPHGMFY, encoded by the coding sequence ATGACCTACATCAAAGACAGGATCGCTGCGGGTATCCTGCTGATCGTTGCCGTGAGCGTTTTCGTGATCTCGGGACAACTGCCGTTCAAGTCGATGATCTTCCCGCGGATGATCGTCGTGGTGATGGGGCTGTGCGCGGTGCTGATGTTCCTGCGCACGGTCTCGTTCTCGGCGGGCAAGGCCCCCGCGGCGGCGTCCGATCCCAAGCTGAAGGAGCCGTTCTTCCGCAACGGTTTGAACTTCCTCATCACCTTCGCCGCGCTCATCGTCTACACGGTCGCCATCGGCTATCTCGGCTACTTCGTGTCGACGGTGATCCTCATCATCGCGCTCTCCCTCGCGCTCGGCTTCCGCGACATCAAGATGCTCGGCGCCTCGACGGTCGCCTTCGTCGCGCTGGTCTACGTCGTTTTCATCCTCACCTTCGAGCGTCCCCTGCCGCACGGCATGTTCTACTGA